The Procambarus clarkii isolate CNS0578487 chromosome 42, FALCON_Pclarkii_2.0, whole genome shotgun sequence nucleotide sequence TTTTTATTTGTATGACAAAATTTGTATGACATTTTTCAGTCATACAAGTGGTTCTAAATCCAAAGCAGCATGATCAATAACACAATTCATAAAACTATTTACAATTTTCCAATATCTGTCCTGAAGGTTCTGTCTATTCTGATATATATTTCCCTTACATACCATATTTGCATGAGTATAAGTTACATTACATCACTAAAGGTCACTACTACCAACACAATGATTGCATACTGCAAAATGGAGAGCCTCGATACCTATGTAGCAGCCAAGGGCATCATTGCTGTATTGGGATACTAACCCTGCACACACATTTATTTGTTTTGTTAACTCAGGGCACctaattttcttcaagaagtggttTATTGTGCTGTGCACAACAAACTGTGCAGCTTACAATTGGGATCCATGCATTTTTGCATTAAATTTACCCAAAACTAACCTTGTGTCTTATACTCATGTAAATAATGTACAATAATAATGTCTATAATAATTATCTTTCAAAATCATCTCTCTAATAATTGGCATTATTAAGAGTTCTACTTACCTATAGGACGGGAGCTGGTCAATCACGGTCTTCATAAGGCCTCTAGGTTTGGCCTCGCCTAGTCTCTCTGCCAGATGTAGTAGGGCCTCATAATTCTCTGTGTCTGGAGCTTCTGCAGGCACTGGGTCTACCACGCTGTATTGGTGTAGCGATGGATGTGACAACATTGCCCTGGAAATGCATGGTATTTCATAAAGAACAAACATGATCAAATTAGCTACAGTCAACTGGAAGGATCTTTGGGTTTGCCTAAAAACTATATTGGAATCATATTTTTTATAACATATAATGCTGTAATGCATTGTATTCTAAAATTTTAAATACAGTACATCTGTActcaaaaaatacaaaataactcACAAGAAATGTAAGAGAATGCCAGGGTATGTGGCTGCCGCTGCAGCAGCactaggaagaggtgggggtggaggaggtggaggggcagctggtggCATGGTATTCCCTCGCCAGCTGGAACTACTGCGTCTCGCGCCTCCCAGACTACTACCACTGCTACCTCTTGGTCCTCTCATACGACCGAGTACGTGACCTTGGCCTGGACCACGATAGAGCCCCCGTCCTAGCATGTCGACACTGGCACCTCGTGCACTACCTGCACTTCCACTGCTTGCCTGTCAATTCAAATTAATTTTTGCTATGGAAGAATGAACCATTTGCACTGTGTAAGGAATAGCATACTGCTcaaagacaataatttgttttgccAATTCTCACTAAAAAACTTAAAAAACAGATCTTCCAAACTTACATGTAAATGATGAAGTTGATGAAGGTGAGTGTGGGCAGGGAAAGGCGTGACCAATGGAGGCGTGggttgttggtgggtgtggtgatggtgctgagGTGGCAGCTGAGGAGCTACACTCACTCCCAGACTTTGTGGCGGTGCAGACAGTTGTCCGGGGACAGCTGTGAGGTGGGTGGGGACGGCCTGTGGGGGAGCCACTGCCATGGGAGCCTGGCCATACAAggaagtgtgggtgtgtggaggctgAGGAGCAGCAGCCATCAGCTGGGGTGGTCCACCAGGTGCCAGGAGAGGACCAGGGGCATGATGACCCGGTGGCACCATCGGGGCATAATGGTGCTGTGGACCAAGGCAACCCCCATTCATCTGaaaatatcaacaaaatatcaaTTAACATATAAGAAACAAACCTTATTAAACACTTACTTAttctactctttcatgtagtgttTTATCTAGTAACTTTTCTTAATGTAATTTTCTCAACCAATGCTTTTGCTTTCACATATTTATATCCCCTACAGGATATAGGTTTTTTCCTGCCTTCAATAAACAGTTGCCTGAGTAAAATATTATAAATGAAAGAAATTAAACAAAATGTTTCAGTCATTCCAGAAAACTTTTGAACTATCACCACTAATTACAAATACTGAAATCCCCACCATAATCAATCTCAAACAAATttaaatacagtattgtatatatTTTTTGTCCTGAATCAAGTATGTTATTCAGTGCATTATTTTCCTTAGAACACAATCACCAGTTGTTTTATACTGTAATTCCCAATTACTGTACTGTTGGGTGTACAAAGGCAAAAGTACCCAATAAATTCACCCTGCCGGGAAGCCTGATAAGCCACGTGGACAGCGtttaggattcgtagtcctgagggtctgggttcgatccccaatggaggcagaaacaaatgggcagtttctttcaccccctgatgcccctgttacctagcaggtaACAGGTaccccgggagttagacagctgctatgggttgcttcctggggggtaagtaacaaaaatgaggcctggtcgaagaccgggctgaggggacgctaagccccgaaattatctgaagataacctcagacAAAATAAGATGCACAGGGAttgaacaaaagtcattctcacatgtgaggTGAATGGGTAAAAGCCTTAACTGCTACACTACAAATTAAATACCAAGATGTACAATGGCTGCTACTTATTAATTATGAAAATAACATATCCATTTTCCTTCATTTAGAGGTAAGATATTGAATGAAAACGTGTAAATAAAACTCCAGGCTATGAAGAGTAATATGCAAAACATCCAGAGTTCATAAAATGTAAAATTGGGCACTGCACTttatgaatttatttatttatttagcaaAATTGAAGCTTCCTTTGAGGACTGGCCTATGGCAGACTTCATGAGCTTCCCAAGCTAAGTGCTGGGCGAGCCAAGCCTTAGTGAGATGCACCCCTTACCTACCAGGAGCCACGACCAGAATCTGCCTCTCTCCCTGGGACTCCTTCCCACCCTCCCCGGGTGGGGGGAAGCCCCAGGCCCCAAATATCCTATTGTGAGATAAGCGccagacagctgggtggacagcgcttcggattcgtagtcctgaggttccgggttcgatccctggtggaggtggagacaaatgggcaaaatgtttctttcacctgatgcccctgttacctagcagtaaataagtacctgggagttagacagctgctatgggctgcttcctgggggtgtgtaacaaaaaaggaggcctggttgaggaccgggctacAGAgacgcccgaaatcatctcaagataacctcaagaatcttgGCAAATATACCATAATGCTAACAATTTAAATTCCATAATTACATATCCAACatcaatgataatataacaaaaattaacACACGAGAAACTAACTTACCTGGTACTGATGATGGAGAGGCGGGTTAGAACAAAGAAAGGAGTGAACGTTGCAATGATGGAGGCGGGGAATGTTGCTGTAactaccaccactggcaccacccatCTGCAAAAGCCATTCACAATTAAAAcatattattacattacatttgcataCTGAActtagaagagagaaaagagagattaAAGAGAGAGTCAAGAGAGactaaagagaaagaaaagagagactaaagagagagagaagacagaaaacTACTGTTCGGCCTTGGTTTGAGTATCGCTTCCAGATGGCAGACGAGGCCAAAAACAAGGCCTGGAGATTTAAAAGGTATCCCTCAGCTCATAACAGAAACATTTACAGGCAACCTTGTCATATAATGAAAGAGGTTCAAAAGTGGGCTATATCAAGATGGGAATCAGTAACACTAAGAATaagaaaacttgcatctggaagagttggatccaaggtctggtggtcTCTGGTTAAACATCGGCAGGTATATTCATCTTATCATCTGGGGACACAATCCCACCTCTAAACTGGGAGTATGGAACTGTTGCAACCAGCAATCGGGAGAAGGCTGATCTACTGCAAACCATTTTGCTGCCAAAATGCAAGTCaagtggagggccaagtaccaaatctacacagtaaaataacaacgtactggagtgaacgacatggaagaaaatgtagaatagaaccagtgaagagcagaggtgccataggcacaatcagagaacactgtataaacatcagaggtccgcggttgttcaacgtcctcccagcaagcataagaaatattgccggaacaaccgtggacattttcaagaggaaactagatttattcctccaaggagtgccggaccaaccgggctgtggtgggtatgtgggcctgcgggccgctccaagcaacagcctggtggaccaaactctcaaaagtcgagcctggcctcgggccgggcttggggagtagaagaactcccagaaccccatcaaccaggtatcaaccaggtaagtccCTGATCCTAATCGTCAGCCTTTACATCTTTCTCCAAGCACTAAGCCTAGGATGACTGATATAGTTATACAGCAGTCTGAAGTACCCAACcacctgggctggacggtagagtgacggtctcacttcatgcaggacggcattcaatccctgaccatccaagtggttgggcaccattcctttcccagtcctatcccaaatccttatcctaaccccttcccagaAATATATAGTCAAAATGACTTGgcacttttccctgataattcccttcctctcTATCTCTTTAAAACACTTGACACAAGTAAAGCTGTAGGGCCAGATAATATCAGTCCAAGACTACTAAGCCGCTGtgctgacctgttggctccacctctcacatGCCTCTACCAACTCTGCCTAGCTCAAGAAATTTagccctccttatggaagaaggcagacgttgttccagtacacaaaaagaagagccgctcagtgGTTGGTAACTACAGATCAGTGTCACTGCTCTCCATTACTGGTAAaatcctagaatcattaatctcTCAGCAAATTATATATATGAGGGGTGGCAGGGAGCAATAGAAGTGGGATGGAACACCGATCACCCATTTTACAATTTAAATGCATCAGTTCACATTTAAAGTGTTTGTGTTTTTATTGCTTTCAATGCTCATTAAATGACAAGTACAGGGaagttatttaaaaatattaaataatattaacaaTTCTGCTAACATTACAAATATTTCTTATTAAAATATAACATAAAGTCATAACTtgtgtaagaaacaataacatgcTGTGCAAGAAAGTTAGTAATACATGTATGTCTCTACAACTGAAGTAGATGTgagtgcatgcatgtatgtaaatGTTATACATTACAGTAGGTGTAGTGCTTGGATTTTACATAAATGCACATCTGCATATGCAAATGCATATTTTAAGCATTTTTTCTGGTTAGCGAATATTAATGCATTTCAAATAATATTTTGATTTTGTGTTAATGTCTGCCTGTTAGATCTgtacttattttttatttttgtttactttcAACGAATAACTTTTTTGtctattaattaaatttaaattcaAAATTTCAGAGAAAAAATTGCAGAGGTAGACAAATCAAGAATAAATGTTGACAATATAATATAGAATATCTGAAATATGGATTTATTCATGCACCAAAGCAACCTATTTCTGCCAATCTGCCTAAAATGAAAAGAAAAATATCTAATGAGGCACTGAAGTTTTCCAGATTGATAGATCATTTGGAAACAGCACCCTTTAAATTTCATGTTGTTTGTTGGCGTGCTAAATATAGCCTCACACTGTTTTTCTAAGATTTCACTAGATTCTTTGTAGTCttctgtgtatgaaccttcatttgTAAGGATAGATCCAATACTGGTTTAAAAATAGATCATAATAATACCACTGGAGGTGCAAAATTTAATAGTGTGCATTGGAGATGAATTTCTTAAAAATTTCTTACAGGTGGAAGTGTAAAAATGTTTGGGAATCATTGCCCTATGCCAACAACTGACCTTTCCCAAGATGCAACTCACAATAATTGCTTACTGCCCAGGTaaagtacctatttaatgctaaatGAAAAAGAGGCATTGGGTGTAAGGAAATAAAGCCAAATGTCTCATCCAGCCTGGTAATTAAACTAGAATCTAATTGGTTGTAAGCTGACTGTGCTGTGATGGACTGGCTGAGTGAGCTGGGTTCTGTTAATGATACTTAAGAAGTTGGAATGTTTTGAAGGCAGCATGATATTACTTGCCTCCTTGTGGCCAAATCAGCCTTGGTTCCTGGCTCCTATGGCTAGCTCTTCCAATCTAGTATATCTTGATGCAAGTCAGTGAGGGATCCTCTGAACAAGACATGGTGGATGCTGCAGCATTTTCTCTCCCATTATAAGTTGTCCTATCTCTGTGGTAACTGTCATGTCTTTCCTTATTGGCTGTCTCAAGGTAAGGTAGAGGGCTTATGCCAAATTCAATTATATCATGCAGCTTATCAGAGCTCCCAAAGTTAGGGTGTGGTTCAGACCTTCCTTACACTTTGTTTATTTAGCTGaataagatttttttttaatacaaccTCTTATTCTGTTAGGTCTCGAATAGAGTCTGTTAGGTCTCTAGATGCCATTAGATTTCTTGTTGTCACAGCAATTTTGAATCTAGCCCTCTTTCTATCACCTCACCCTTAAAACTAGTTTCCTTTTCACACTCGCTACCAGAAATAAGGTTAACATGTACGGTATAATTTCTTGCTTGGGAATAGAAGCTCAttgtttttgagagagagagggtgattaGGTGCACCTACATCCCATTCCAGGCTTCCTTGCAAAAATTACTTGCTTTTTGCAAGACTCCTTATTCGGATATCATTTGTTTTCAATTGGGGTTCATCACACACTTTTTCAGGCTGCTGCACTTCAGCACTATTTGTTTACCTTCCATCAAGTCAccataccttgtggttaccttgaagtgtttccagggcttagtgtcctcgTGGCCTGGGTCACCAACCAGGCTtcctcattgctggactggttAATCAGGCTGtttgcagcctgatgtatgaatcacagcctggttgatcaggtatcttttggaggtgcttatccagttctctcttgaacactgtgaggggtcggccagttatgccccttatgtgtagtggaagcgtgttgaacagtctcgggcctctgatgttgacgtGACCTCTGAGAGTTCTCTCTCAAGAGAACCaactgcacctctgcttttcaatggaggtattctgcacatcctgccatgccttctggtctcatgtggtgttatttctgtgtgcaggtttgggaccagcccctcggcTAATATTTTCCAcacgtaaattattatgtatctcccacctgcgctcaagagaatacagatttaggctctttagtcggtcccaatagtgtaggtattttactgagtggattctagcagtaaaggttctctgcacgctccccaggtcagtaatttctccagctttgaaagaggctgtcattgttcaacagtattccactctagagagcactagcggcttgaaaagtatcatcattggtaaggTATAATAGCTGTGCGAATTCAATTCCATTTCTCCAACTGCCTCTAAAAGTTCAGTTGTAACTTTCATTCTACAGCTTTTCTGGTTTTTCTTGCCGACTCATGATCCTTGGATATCTTGAGCAGAATACTTTCCTATATACTAGCATGCAACCATATACAGCCTGCCCTCAGCCAGGCCTGACGGTAGGGTGACTTCaatatatattatactgtacTTTATTCCCTCCTTCATTTGTCTTAAAAATATCATTCTtgtaaaatcatttacattacATATTTACAATGAGTTTCTTAATATTTATGcatcattttcatatatttcttttAACAGAATCATTCTCAAGAGAAATTAAGAAATAAAGACACAAAGTAACTACCTGTACAATGACAATGTATACCAGCATCACTTAATACTACATAACACTATTATTTATATTTCAACTAACATTATCTTGCATTATTCAGAACGGTTGCAGTACCGAACTACCGTTCACGAAGTGTAGTTCCAATACTCACCCTGGTCCTTTTTTTGGGTCATAGTGTATTACTGTAGTAAGTTCAGCTGAGGAGTGAGTTCATTTAtaacctttccctccccccccccaggtcctGTAGGAACTGAGCTATGTATTTAACATGCACTCCACTGTTAAGTCGACTACATGTTAAGTCATACCTGGTGAGGTGGGGACTGCACATGGCTACCAGTGAGATGGTgtgtgtgatggggttgtgttgGTGCGGCACACATCATGGAAGAGGGGCCACGAGCATGGGTATGGATATGGacggcctgttgctgctgctggtgttgtggttggtgctgctggtgctgctgctgttgttgctgctgctgttggtgttgatgttgatgttgatgttgatgttgatgctgctgctgctgttgctgctgctgaaaCTGATGGTGACCTCCTCCACTGTTCATACTCGACATGGCCAGAGACACGGGCACCTAGAATATTAAAATTGCGTTAAAATAATTTTCCTTGtcaaaaaattaacaaaacaaaaaattaacctcatcaaAAAATGAAAGCAGGAATACTCATTGAAAATCTTCTATGAAAAATGGCTAgaggagtaaaaaaaaaaaaaaagagcaccTCTGATTAAATAAAAAGTCATTCTCTAATGTAAACCTCCCATCACAATTTGAGTATGTAAATAAACCTTGGTATGTTCCTTTACAATCTGCATCACATCACTACTGAATTAGTTAAAATTATATGCACAAATCTTAAAAACAGTAAATTGGTCCAAAATTGATGAAATCACTTAATTAATCCAGCAGTTAATATTATAGGTCTAACTGAACCCGTTAACGGTCAAGGTCTTATATCTACTAAACGAAGAGAATGACATCTATGTGATGACATTAATTTACTTCTCTAGCAAATTAATGAGCACCTGTACTGCTCAAGTTCCTGGACAAATAATATTTCTAATTCTTTCAATTAAAACTATAAAAGGCATAAGAACCCCTGGATCTCCTTGGGAAAGTAGTATGCAAATATATTTTTGAGTATGATTAATTCAACCAAACATTATAAAAGATAACCATAAAGGGAAAGCTAGCAATAACACTATTGCTTAATGTCTTGAACTTGTAAACACATAAGGCAAAAAGCCTAAAGaattattaaatacaattaaCGTAAATAAAGAAATAATTAATATAGTTAAACCTAAATTTTGAGTTCCTAAAATTACcttaaaacttggcatattacatCTTTGTAAGTTTTGAGCATATTAAAACCCAACATGAAGATCCTCAatatataaaagataaaaaaaatacaGTAATCCTAGAAAAGGATTAATCCAATAAACAAAATTCTTGATGGAGgataaaaaaaatcctaaataATCTagctatcattttcaaaattgttCTTCTTTTTTATATCTTTCCTCTGTTGAGCTTAACCCAAAAGAAAATGCTAAAAAAATACTGAACTACTAAAATTAAAATTAATCTTAATAAAAAATCATATACAAATTTACTCAAAAGAAGAGGAGATATCCGAGGCATACACAAATATTGCTTTAAATTATAGTACTTAATCTTAACAAACTTTTATTACTGTACACTATAAACTAATTTGTATAAACATTTGAAGTAAAATAGTATTTTAAGCCTAGAAAGGTTTACACGTATTTTTAAGTTATAAAAtgaagattttaaataaaaagAAACTAATGAAAGTACCCACAGTAACTAATATATATAAACCACTCTAAAATGAGACAAAAAGACTCTCCACCCGACCCAAGAAACTCCTACTAAAAAATTCCTTAGTAGTGTAGAAATTGACAGTTAAATGCATTCTTTCTTATCGTGCATTTGACTGAATAAATCGTGATGTAAACCGTAATTTACCGTAAATCGTAAAGTTATATCGGAACTTTAGCTTCTAGGCAACGTCTATATCAAACTAATATGGCTACGCATCATACAATCTAAACCCACCTGGCTATAGAACACAAGACATACATGTGGAGAGGCGACTGGCTGCGTGACTAAACAGACGCAACAGATGAAAAAATTACAgaggtcacgggctgcttccccgACAGTTACTCAGCTGGGGAGAAAATTGACGGGCTAGGTCAATGCTGCTCCGCCTCTTACTTTCTCCACTACAATATCTGAATTTAAGGACAGCAAATCATGCCGACAATTGGAATTAAGACAAATATTAGTCACTTGACCTCACAACagcccaccactcccaaaaccatgtCCATATGCATTAAGTTGATTAAGAAACGAAGGTTTACCAACAACTAAGAAACGCATTTTTGCTCTTTCGTAAAGTTGACATATGGTGTGTTTGACAGAGTTGACTTCAGCAATTTGTTCGCATTCAATTATATGGTGTGGCAAAGTAtatgaatagttctgctgacggaGTATCTACTGACTATCATGTCTTTCTTCCCATGATTGCTTAGCATGGTATGTGTGTGCAGGTGGCGGGAACCTGGACGCTGAGAAAGAGCGTAGAGTGGTAGTGTCAGGGACGCCAGCCACCCCGCGCCCTCACACGCGGCATACTAATCAACGTCAGCAACTTGCCTGCTGACC carries:
- the LOC123770261 gene encoding RING finger protein 44 isoform X5, producing MESPSYLAEDSAFLDTLDLPSSELDVPSRRQVPVSLAMSSMNSGGGHHQFQQQQQQQQHQHQHQHQHQHQQQQQQQQQHQQHQPQHQQQQQAVHIHTHARGPSSMMCAAPTQPHHTHHLTGSHVQSPPHQMGGASGGSYSNIPRLHHCNVHSFLCSNPPLHHQYQMNGGCLGPQHHYAPMVPPGHHAPGPLLAPGGPPQLMAAAPQPPHTHTSLYGQAPMAVAPPQAVPTHLTAVPGQLSAPPQSLGVSVAPQLPPQHHHHTHQQPTPPLVTPFPAHTHLHQLHHLHASSGSAGSARGASVDMLGRGLYRGPGQGHVLGRMRGPRGSSGSSLGGARRSSSSWRGNTMPPAAPPPPPPPPLPSAAAAAATYPGILLHFFVVDPVPAEAPDTENYEALLHLAERLGEAKPRGLMKTVIDQLPSYRYTGEKSDTKQTTCVICMCDFELRQMLRVLPCLHEFHTKCVDKWLKEGGVPCAVYHCWLLACLQYHDDGLFGACSQTGLAQFAVGMPASILKKRPVVSEEG
- the LOC123770261 gene encoding RING finger protein 44 isoform X3; the protein is MLSNHGKKDMIVPVSLAMSSMNSGGGHHQFQQQQQQQQHQHQHQHQHQHQQQQQQQQQHQQHQPQHQQQQQAVHIHTHARGPSSMMCAAPTQPHHTHHLTGSHVQSPPHQMGGASGGSYSNIPRLHHCNVHSFLCSNPPLHHQYQMNGGCLGPQHHYAPMVPPGHHAPGPLLAPGGPPQLMAAAPQPPHTHTSLYGQAPMAVAPPQAVPTHLTAVPGQLSAPPQSLGVSVAPQLPPQHHHHTHQQPTPPLVTPFPAHTHLHQLHHLHASSGSAGSARGASVDMLGRGLYRGPGQGHVLGRMRGPRGSSGSSLGGARRSSSSWRGNTMPPAAPPPPPPPPLPSAAAAAATYPGILLHFLAMLSHPSLHQYSVVDPVPAEAPDTENYEALLHLAERLGEAKPRGLMKTVIDQLPSYRYTGEKSDTKQTTCVICMCDFELRQMLRVLPCLHEFHTKCVDKWLKEGGVPCAVYHCWLLACLQYHDDGLFGACRYVPLGHTAHWFGRQVFPGFAFWVISVLITVWVTMQPLVS